The DNA window GCCATCATTTCCTTATTCATTTTAAGCAAAATGCCAAAGGCAATTAAATCAAGAATTGCGCCCAAGGTGATTAATTTGCCCAATTTCCCTTCCGATTTCATACTTTGGATACCAGACATAAAATCGAAGTCAGTAAAAAAAGTAACAAAGAGGAAAATTCCCAAAACACAAGCTATTATTCCTATTACAAAACCAATCAATATATCTTTTTTATTCATATTTGTAAATTTTTATTTGTCAGCGGTCAAATATGGTATCGCTTTCATATATTGGTGTTTGCTATCGCAAACTATTTGTCAGTGGCGATTTCATTCCATTTCCAGGTGTTAAGTTGCTGAATAGCGTGATGGGCCGTCAGGTCGAATTGCACAGGGACTACAGAAATATAGCCATTGGCAAGTGCCCATTCATCGGTATCTTCGCCTTGATCTTCATTGATAAATTCACCCGTTAGCCAATAGTAATCTCTGCCTTGAGGTGTTTTTCGCTTGTCAAATTTTTCAATCCATAGGGCTTTTGCCTGACGACAAATTTTTATTCCTTTGATTTCTTTTTCTTCCAAATTTGGAAAATTTACATTCAAAACCACACTTTCGGGCAGTCCTTTTTCCAAAACTTCTAAGGTAATCGATTTGATAAAGGATTTAATGGGTTCAAAATTGGCATTCCATCCATAATCCAAAAGTGAAAATCCAATGGCGGGAATGCCTTCGATTCCAGCTTCAACAGCAGCGCTCATCGTTCCGGAATAAATCACATTGATAGAGGAATTCGAACCGTGATTGACACCGGAAACGCACAAATCGGGTTTCCTTTTCAGGATTTCGTTAGTGGCCAATTTTACACAATCCACAGGAGTTCCAGAAGTGCTGTATTCCTGAATAGCTTCGGTATCACCAGAAATTTTATTGATAAACAAGGTGTTATTGATGGTAATCGAATGTCCGGTGGCACTTTGTGGACTGTCCGGGGCAACGACCACGACCGTCCCAATTTCTTTCATAACGGAAATCAAAGCGCGGATGCCAGGTGCCGAAATCCCATCATCATTGGTTACTAAAATAAGTGGCTTGTCTTGATTCACAATTAATCTGGTTTTAAATTACAATTTATTTCTAAAAAAAATCTGAATTTATGTTAGCAAAGAAACAAAATTAATCGTGTTCGAAGATTATTCCTTTTATAAAAAGAACAATTTTATATCTTTAACAAAATTTTATAGGAGGTTATACTAACGATGGCATAGTTTTTACCGTAATTTGGATTTTGAATATTTATGGATACAATTATTAACTTTATGAAAAGAAATTATAAAATCCTCATAGCCGTTGTCTTAGTTTCGGCAACTTTATTTGCGTTTAAGATGAATTCTTTTAAAAGCGAAGATCCCGAAAAGGACAAAATGCTTTTAGAATTATTGACGTTTGTAATAGAAAAAGGGCATTATAATCCCGCGAAAATTGATGATGTCTTTTCTAAAGGCGTTTACAAAGATTACATTGAAGCTTTAGACCCTTCGAAGCGATTTTTCTTGCAATCGGATATTGACGAATTTGCTAAATACGAATTGCTTCTAGACGATCAATTACTCAGTAAAGATTTGAGTTTTTTCAATTTGACGTACAATCGTCTGATGAAAAGAATGGACGAAGGAAAGGGTTTATACAAAGAGATCCTCAGTTCTCCCTTTGATTATTCAATCGATGAAACTTTCAATACCGATTATGAAAAGGCGCCGTATGCCAAAAATGCAGCGGAATTAAAAGAAAGATGGCGCAAGCAAATCAAGTTGTCGACGCTTTCTTCATTGACCGACCGTTTGAAAATTCAAGAAAATAAAGAAAAAGGAATTGTCGAAAAAGAGAACAAAAATGATTCAGATATTCTGAAGCCTGGAGAGTTTGCTGACACGGCAATCCCCACAGATAAAGACGCCTCGACCGATGGAAAGCCTAAATCTTTTGAAGAACTAGAAAAAATTACACGCGAAAGTTCTTTAAAATCCTTAGATGAATACTTTGGTTTTATGAAGGAATTAACCCGCGATGATTGGTTTTCGGTGTTTATCAATTCGATAACCGCACGCTTTGATCCGCATACAAATTATTTTCCACCCGAAGAAAAAGAGCGTTTCGATGTGAGCATTAGCGGTAAATTTGAAGGAATTGGAGCGCGTCTTCAAAAGAAAAATGATTTTACTGAAATTACCGAACTTATCTCGGGAGGTCCAGCTTGGCGAGGAAAACTACTCGAGGCCGGCGATGTGATAATGAAAGTCGCTCAGGGTAAAAATGAACCGGTCGATATTGTAGGAATGCGTTTAGACGATGTGGTTAAAAAAATCAAAGGGCCAAAAGGATCTGAGGTTCGCTTAACTGTGAAAAAAGTAGATGGTTCTATCAAAACCATATCGATCATTCGAGACATTGTAGAAATTGAAGAAACCTATGCTAAATCGAGTATTGTAGAGAGAAATGGCGTAAAATATGGTGTCATTTATTTGCCTAAATTTTATATTAATTTCGAAGACAGAAATGGTCGTGACGCCGGAAAAGACGTTGCTGCAGAAGTTGAATTATTGAAACAAGCAGGAGTCAACGGAATCGTTCTTGATGTTCGTGATGACGGTGGAGGTTCACTGTCGACCGTTGTAGATATTGCCGGTTTATTTATCGAACAAGGGCCTATCGTACAAGTGAAATCGGCCGGCAGACAAAAAGAAGTTTTGTATGATCGTGATAAAAAAATCGAATGGGATGGGCCTTTAGTAATAATGGTCAATAGTTTTTCGGCTTCGGCATCTGAGATTTTGGCCGCAGCCATACAAGATTACAAAAGAGGCATTATCATTGGTAGCAAGCAAACTTATGGTAAAGGGACGGTTCAAAATGTAATCGATTTGAATCAATTTGTGCGAAGCAGTGACAAAGGTGATTTAGGCGCTTTGAAAACGACTACCCAAAAGTTTTATAGAATCAATGGAGGTTCGACCCAACTTGAAGGGGTAAGCAGCGATGTGGTTATGCCGGACCGCTATGCCTATCTAAAAATGGGAGAACGCGATGTAGATAATGCGATGCCTTGGGACAAAATAGACGCTGCTCCTTATAATCTTTGGACCAACAACGCCAAATTTAGCAAAGCCATCGCCGACAGTAAAAACAGAATCGCGCAAAATCAACAATTCAAATTGATTGAAGAAAATGCCAAATGGATCGACGAAAGAAGCAAAGAAAATAACTATAGTTTAAAATTCGAAAACTTCAAAAAGAATCAGAAAGCCATTGAGGAAACCAATAAAAAGTTTAAAGCAATCGCAGATTACGATTATCAATTAAAGTTTTCTTCTTTGCCGCAGGAAGCCGAAGCTATGAAAGCCGATATTTCTCTGAAAGAAAAGAGAGAAAGATGGCACGAGAGTTTGTCTAAAGATGTTTATGTCGAAGAAGCCTTGAATATTTTAGACGATTTGCAAGCAAAACCCGTGTTGAAAAAATCGACTCCAATTACATTAAAAAAAGACAAACAAGTTAAGTCATAAAGCCGGTTTTAATGAATATACCAGCAGTGAACAAAATAGTAACGCTTCAGAAATTCAAATTAAATTTCTGGAGCGTTGTTCGTTTTGTAATATTCAGTGTTTTTTTGTTTGGATTAGTATCAACTTCGAGTTTTGGTTGTAAAGACGTAGCAAGCGAGCCAGTAAGTCAAAAACCATTGTTCGATTATTTGCCCAGTTCCACCACAAATCAAATGGTGAAACACTATTATTATACTTTATCGTACAATGAAAAATACGAACAAGCCGAATGGGTTGCGTATGAATTGAAAAAAAGTTATGTGAGAAGCAGCAATTTCGAAAGGCCCTATTTCATCGAAGACCCAAAAGTAAAAACAGGCTCAGCCGATTGGCGCAATTATAAAAAATCGGGCTATGACAAAGGGCATCTTTGTCCGGCTGGTGATATGGAATTTGCTATTAATGCTTATAATGATACTTTTTTTACTTCGAATATTTCGCCTCAAAAACATGATTTCAATGGTGGAGTTTGGAACAGATTAGAGCAAAAAGTACGTTATTGGGCTACTAAATATGATGGCGTTTATGTCGTTACGGCGGGAGTTTTACAACCTAATCTAAAAACAATTGGTCAAGAGAAAGTTTTGGTTCCCAATTATTTTTATAAAATTTTGTTGGACAATTCTAACGGACAATACAAAATGATCGCTTTTTTGGTTCCAAACGCCAAAAGCAACAAACCATTATATGAATTTGTAGTTTCTGTGGACAGCATCGAAAAAATCACAGGAATTGATTTCTTTCCCAAACTAGACGATAAAATCGAAAAAAGTTTAGAGAAAAATAGCGATTATAAGGCTTGGAGTTTTTAGTTCTTCAAAAATAAAGCGACATCCTTTTTAAGAACGTGGCTTTTTGACTTGTTTTGTTTGCTCAATTTTGTGGGTACGAAGTCAGGAGACATTTGCACAGCACAATCGACTTTTAATAACTTTCTCCTTGGCGAGAAGACTTCATACATCTGGGTAAATTATAGTCTAACTATTTTAGATGTCTTTTTTGGATTAACATTGATTTTCCAATCATTCTTTTTTATATAATTACGTGACACATATATTATTTGCTCAATATCATAATTCTCAGATGGCTTTTCAACACGTTTTTTAAGAATAGCTTCTTTGTTATAGATCAAAATTACTAATGTATCATTCTTAAAACCTCTATCCCAGCTCCCAGAAGTGGTAATTTTTTTACTACTATATGGTAAGACTTGATATTCATAAAACTCAAAATTATCAATCGCTATCTTGTTATTATAAATAGAAGTATCTTTAGACCATAATCTGTCACTAATAACTAGAGATAGGTTTGTTCTGTTTATAATTGTCAATCTGTTATCATAAGGATCACAACTCACAAAGGAAATGAACATAAATAGAAATATGCAATTTTTCATATTATGGTAATGAGTGAATGGTTTTATAGTAAAAATATAGTCTTTCTAATCCGCTCTCCGAAGTGTTCATTATAATAGATATTGTTGTTTATAGGATTCTGTGCGAATGTCTCCGACTCTCACTACCACTCATTCACCTTATTGGCGTCCATTTTTATAAAAATGAAGAGCAAAATGGTGAAGCCCCAAAGTCCTGAACCTCCATACGAAAAGAAAGGTAATGGCACTCCAATGGTTGGAAAAACACCCAAAACCATAGCAATATTCACAAAAAAGTGGATAAATAAAATGGCTGCCACACAATAGCCATACACTCGGCTGAATTTTGTTTTTTGTCTTTCGGCTAAATAAATTATACGGAGAAATAATCCCGCAAAAAGGCCAACGACGATTAGTGAACCAATGAAACCCCATTCTTCGCCTACTGTTGTGAAAATGTAATCGGTGTGTTGCTCCGGTACAAAACCGCCTTTGGTTTGGGTGCCTTCCAGAAATCCTTTGCCGAACCAACCTCCTGAACCTACTGCAATTTCAGATTGATTGGTGTTATATCCAATCCCTTTCATATCAACCGATTTTCCTAGTAAAATGTTGAAACGATCGCGGTGATGTTGTTTGAAAACATTGGTAAACACATAATTTACAGACAGAACAAAGCCCGAAATCAAAACAAAAAGGATGCTACTCAAAACGATGTTTCTATCGGCCAATCGGGATTTGAAATGAATCAGTATAATAACTATTAGGGCAAGCAGAATCACGTACTGCGGTTGTAAAACGAGTGTAAGTACAAAGAGTAAGATGGCACAAAAACCTGTCCACAAATACCAACCAGGCAATCCCTCGCGGTACAAAACAATAAAAAAGATACTGTAAATCATCGCGCTCCCCGGGTCAGGTTGAGGTAGAATAAGCATCACCGGCAAAAACACGATAGCCAAAGCTTGAATTTGCCTGTTGACGTCCTTTAAATTGATTTGGGAGTCACTCAAATATTTAGCCAATGCCAATGCTGTGGCAGCCTTAGCGAATTCTGATGGTTGAAGGGTGAAACTGCCAAAACCGTACCAGCAACGCTGACCAGCAATGGTTTTCCCCAGAGGAAATAAGCCTATCAATAACAATAACGCTATTCCATAAATAATAGTAGCATACTTTTCGTAAAACTTGCCGTCAACATAGAGAATGATAAAAATCAAGGGAATGGTCAGTAAAATAAAAATAAATTGTTTTACCGCTGTGCCTTCCATTGAGGAAAGCGAGGAGGAATAAATGTTCAACCAACCCAATAGTACCAAAACTATAAAAATAGTAATGCATATCCAGTCGATGTTATTGGTTAAACTTTGATTTTTCATTTTACTAATTTATTTTTTTAGTAGTATCAATTTTCACTTTTGGAACTACGATTTTGCTTTTCGCTATCGAATCCTTTCTTCTCATTTCTTTCTTTACGACTTCAGAAAGTCCACCTAATTTAGCATATCGGTCCTGTAAACTTCTTTCTAATGTTCTTTTCTCCAAATCGGTTCTCGTGATTTTTCCTCTGAGGTATTTTTCAATCATCAAACTCGCTATAGGACCGGCTATGGTAGATCCAAAACCTCCGTTTTCAACCAGAATTGCGATTGCTATCTTCGGATTGTCTTTAGGAGCAAAGGCTACAAAAATAGAGTGGTCTTCTAGCTGAGTTCTTTTGCCATTTATTTTGGCAAAATTCTCGGCAGTTCCTGTTTTTCCACAAATGTCAATTCCTTCTACACGTAAACCAGCTGCTGTACCAAAATTATATACATCAAACAAACCTTGAATCATCGGTTTGAAATGGCTTTTGTCAATGGTTGTAAGGTGTTTAGTGGTGAATTTCTTGTCTATTTTTTCTCCTTCAATTTTTTTGATGATATGAGGCGTATAATAATATCCTTCGTTAGCGACAGCCGACATCATATTGGCCAATTGAATGGGTGTTAGCAAAACCTCACCTTGACCGATGGCATTGGATATGATGGTTTTTCCACTATATCCCCAACCCGGATATATTTTTTTATAGGTTTTTGAATTGGGTATTTTGCCTTTTTTTCCTGTTGGTAAATCATAGCCCATAAATTGTCCGAGACCAAAACTTTTGACATGATTACTCCAAACATCGACTGCATAAGGGGTACTTTTGTATTTACCGATAGTTCGCAAATAGACATTCGAAAAATAGGCATTACATGATTTGTAAATCCCAACATTTAGGTCTCTCGAACCACCACCACAATGACATCTTTGGAATCTTCCGCCAGCATAAGCAAAACCGTGGTTGCACATAAATGTAGTATGAGTATCCACTACATTTTCTTGAAGACCAACCAATCCTGTCAATATTTTAAAAGGGGAACCTGGAGGATATTCCGCCAATAATCCTCTATCATAAAGTGGTTTGGCTATAGAATCGCGATACAGCATGGTATAGTTTTTCGAACGTTGACGTCCTACTAAAATGGCGGGATCATAATTGGGCGCTGTGACTAAGGCTAAAATTTCCCCTGTTTTGGGTTCGATAGCCACAATTCCGCCTCTCTTGTTAATCATTAATTCTTCACCATACTTTTGAAGTTCCATATCGACGGTCAAATGGATGTCTTCACCTTGCACGGCTATGGTGTCATATTTTCCTTCTTTGAAGGAACCAATTTCCCGATTGTATTTGTCTTTTTGAATGTATTTTACACCTTTTATACCGCGTAAAATCTCTTCATAACTTTCTTCAACGCCTTGTTTTCCAATTAAATCTCCGCTGTTATAATAAGGATTTTTTTCGATTATTTTGTCGTTAACTTGGGTGATACCCCCAAATATGTTGGCGCCAAAATTGACTTGATAATCCCGAAGAGATCGTTTTTGAAAATAAAAACCTTCATAGTTGCGTATTTTTTCCTGAAAGGCAGCAAACTCACTTTTGTTCAATTGGGCCAAAAATACGGAGGGCAATCGCGGACTATAAACTTTTGCTTTTTCAATTTTTTTTATAAAATCCTCTTTGGTTATGGCTAATAGTTGACAAAATTCCAAAGTGTCCAGATTTTTTACTTCCCTTGGTATCACCATAATATCATAGGATGGCTGGTTGGCCACCATTAACTTCCCGTTTCTATCGTAGATATAACCTCTTTCGGGATAGTCGTATTGAATTTTTATGGCGTTGTTATCCGACTTTAATTTGAAGGAATCATTGATAACTTGCAAATAGAAAAGGCGTAATACCAGTAATGACGCTGCAATAATGATCATTGAAGGAAGCAACACTTTTCTCATCGTCTGTTCGGCTTAGTAAGGTATATGATAATGATGCACAGAATTAGGGTAAATACTGAACTCAATAGGGTTCGAAGTAGTATTTCTAGGATTAAAGTAAATTTGAAAGCCTCTAATGTAAACAAGGTGATATGGTGAATAAATACCGATAGCAATAGAAAAGTAAATCGTTCGGGTGTGAGCACATCATTCATCTTGATGGTTTGGTATTCGTAACTTAATCCGAAAGCAAACTTAAAAAGATACGGTCTGTAATAAGCCAAAATGATGCAAGCCGTAGTATGAAATCCGCACGAATTGCTAAATAAATCCATAAAAAGTCCTAGTAGAAAACTAGCTGCTAAAAGCCCCGATTTATTGCCGTTTACTGGATATAAAATGATAAAAAGAATATAGGGGTATGGGCTTATATAGCCCAAAAAGTTCATATTATTGAAAATAATAATTTGAACAGCCAACAGCAGTAAAAAACGAAAAATATTTGCGATTACAGCACTATTCATCTTTTTCAGATTTTTTTTCTAGATTGATAATTTCTTCGCGATTTTTACTTTTTATAATGTATACATGACCCAGATTAGTCATATCGTTGAATAATTTGACTTCTATGGTATAGTAATGAGTCTGATTGTCAATTTTTATTCTGTCAATAGTACCGATGTTAATATTTTCAGGGAAGATGATCGATTGTCCCCCCGTTACGATAGTATCGCCTTTTTTAATAGAAGCTAATCGAGGAACGTCTGTCAATTGGACAAAACCAGTATTTTTTCCATCCCATCCTAAAGAACCAAAATGATTTGATTTTTTGAGTTTGGCATTGATGTGAGATTTGGTATTCAAAATGCTAATGACAGTAGCGTAGTTGTTTGAGGTATTGTCAATGATTCCCACAATTCCTAAACTATTGATAACACCCATATCTTGTTGCACGCCTTGCAGGCTGCCGGAATTTAATGTCAAATAGTTTTCTTGAGAAGTAAAGGAGTTGTGAATTACTTTCGAAACGATGATATCCTTGGGTGAAATTCCTTTTATGCTGTCTAATTTTGCTGCTGCAGTCGTGTCTTTTTTAGCAAAAAGTAAACTTCTCAACTTTGCGTTTTCTTGAGCAAGGGCATCATTTTCGGTTCTTAAATTCAAATACTCACTAAAGGAATTGATTCTTTCATATACTCCACCAGTCATAAAATTAGCCGAACTAATAATCTTGCTCCGATGATAGGAGTGAGATTGAATGGAAAGAAATAACGAAATGCCCAAAAGCAGCAAAAACAGCAATTTAGTACTGTTTTTATAAATAAAATTAAATATTTGCTGCATTGCTTAGCGGTATAATAATTGTTGAACTTATAAACTCCTTATCTTTAATTACACTTTTTATTTGATTAAAACACTTTTGAATCTACTTAGATTTTTGAGTGCCATTCCGGTTCCACGAACTACCGCTCTCAAAGGATCTTCCGCAATATAAACGGGTAAATCTGTTTTTTGTGAAATTCTTTTGTCAAGACCTCTCAACATCGATCCTCCGCCAGCAAGATAAATCCCGGTGTTGTAAATATCCGCAGCTAATTCTGGAGGGGTTTGTGATAAAGTTTCCATTACCGCATCTTCTACTCGTTGTATCGATTTGTCTAGGGCTTTGGCTATTTCTCGGTAAGATACCGATACTTGTTTTGGTTTTCCAGTCAATAAGTCTCGACCTTGAACCGACATTTCTTCTGGTGGAGTTTCTAAATCTTCGATAGCGG is part of the Flavobacterium nackdongense genome and encodes:
- the surE gene encoding 5'/3'-nucleotidase SurE; the protein is MNQDKPLILVTNDDGISAPGIRALISVMKEIGTVVVVAPDSPQSATGHSITINNTLFINKISGDTEAIQEYSTSGTPVDCVKLATNEILKRKPDLCVSGVNHGSNSSINVIYSGTMSAAVEAGIEGIPAIGFSLLDYGWNANFEPIKSFIKSITLEVLEKGLPESVVLNVNFPNLEEKEIKGIKICRQAKALWIEKFDKRKTPQGRDYYWLTGEFINEDQGEDTDEWALANGYISVVPVQFDLTAHHAIQQLNTWKWNEIATDK
- a CDS encoding carboxy terminal-processing peptidase; amino-acid sequence: MDTIINFMKRNYKILIAVVLVSATLFAFKMNSFKSEDPEKDKMLLELLTFVIEKGHYNPAKIDDVFSKGVYKDYIEALDPSKRFFLQSDIDEFAKYELLLDDQLLSKDLSFFNLTYNRLMKRMDEGKGLYKEILSSPFDYSIDETFNTDYEKAPYAKNAAELKERWRKQIKLSTLSSLTDRLKIQENKEKGIVEKENKNDSDILKPGEFADTAIPTDKDASTDGKPKSFEELEKITRESSLKSLDEYFGFMKELTRDDWFSVFINSITARFDPHTNYFPPEEKERFDVSISGKFEGIGARLQKKNDFTEITELISGGPAWRGKLLEAGDVIMKVAQGKNEPVDIVGMRLDDVVKKIKGPKGSEVRLTVKKVDGSIKTISIIRDIVEIEETYAKSSIVERNGVKYGVIYLPKFYINFEDRNGRDAGKDVAAEVELLKQAGVNGIVLDVRDDGGGSLSTVVDIAGLFIEQGPIVQVKSAGRQKEVLYDRDKKIEWDGPLVIMVNSFSASASEILAAAIQDYKRGIIIGSKQTYGKGTVQNVIDLNQFVRSSDKGDLGALKTTTQKFYRINGGSTQLEGVSSDVVMPDRYAYLKMGERDVDNAMPWDKIDAAPYNLWTNNAKFSKAIADSKNRIAQNQQFKLIEENAKWIDERSKENNYSLKFENFKKNQKAIEETNKKFKAIADYDYQLKFSSLPQEAEAMKADISLKEKRERWHESLSKDVYVEEALNILDDLQAKPVLKKSTPITLKKDKQVKS
- a CDS encoding DNA/RNA non-specific endonuclease, which codes for MNIPAVNKIVTLQKFKLNFWSVVRFVIFSVFLFGLVSTSSFGCKDVASEPVSQKPLFDYLPSSTTNQMVKHYYYTLSYNEKYEQAEWVAYELKKSYVRSSNFERPYFIEDPKVKTGSADWRNYKKSGYDKGHLCPAGDMEFAINAYNDTFFTSNISPQKHDFNGGVWNRLEQKVRYWATKYDGVYVVTAGVLQPNLKTIGQEKVLVPNYFYKILLDNSNGQYKMIAFLVPNAKSNKPLYEFVVSVDSIEKITGIDFFPKLDDKIEKSLEKNSDYKAWSF
- the rodA gene encoding rod shape-determining protein RodA gives rise to the protein MKNQSLTNNIDWICITIFIVLVLLGWLNIYSSSLSSMEGTAVKQFIFILLTIPLIFIILYVDGKFYEKYATIIYGIALLLLIGLFPLGKTIAGQRCWYGFGSFTLQPSEFAKAATALALAKYLSDSQINLKDVNRQIQALAIVFLPVMLILPQPDPGSAMIYSIFFIVLYREGLPGWYLWTGFCAILLFVLTLVLQPQYVILLALIVIILIHFKSRLADRNIVLSSILFVLISGFVLSVNYVFTNVFKQHHRDRFNILLGKSVDMKGIGYNTNQSEIAVGSGGWFGKGFLEGTQTKGGFVPEQHTDYIFTTVGEEWGFIGSLIVVGLFAGLFLRIIYLAERQKTKFSRVYGYCVAAILFIHFFVNIAMVLGVFPTIGVPLPFFSYGGSGLWGFTILLFIFIKMDANKVNEW
- the mrdA gene encoding penicillin-binding protein 2; the protein is MRKVLLPSMIIIAASLLVLRLFYLQVINDSFKLKSDNNAIKIQYDYPERGYIYDRNGKLMVANQPSYDIMVIPREVKNLDTLEFCQLLAITKEDFIKKIEKAKVYSPRLPSVFLAQLNKSEFAAFQEKIRNYEGFYFQKRSLRDYQVNFGANIFGGITQVNDKIIEKNPYYNSGDLIGKQGVEESYEEILRGIKGVKYIQKDKYNREIGSFKEGKYDTIAVQGEDIHLTVDMELQKYGEELMINKRGGIVAIEPKTGEILALVTAPNYDPAILVGRQRSKNYTMLYRDSIAKPLYDRGLLAEYPPGSPFKILTGLVGLQENVVDTHTTFMCNHGFAYAGGRFQRCHCGGGSRDLNVGIYKSCNAYFSNVYLRTIGKYKSTPYAVDVWSNHVKSFGLGQFMGYDLPTGKKGKIPNSKTYKKIYPGWGYSGKTIISNAIGQGEVLLTPIQLANMMSAVANEGYYYTPHIIKKIEGEKIDKKFTTKHLTTIDKSHFKPMIQGLFDVYNFGTAAGLRVEGIDICGKTGTAENFAKINGKRTQLEDHSIFVAFAPKDNPKIAIAILVENGGFGSTIAGPIASLMIEKYLRGKITRTDLEKRTLERSLQDRYAKLGGLSEVVKKEMRRKDSIAKSKIVVPKVKIDTTKKIN
- a CDS encoding rod shape-determining protein MreD; its protein translation is MNSAVIANIFRFLLLLAVQIIIFNNMNFLGYISPYPYILFIILYPVNGNKSGLLAASFLLGLFMDLFSNSCGFHTTACIILAYYRPYLFKFAFGLSYEYQTIKMNDVLTPERFTFLLLSVFIHHITLFTLEAFKFTLILEILLRTLLSSVFTLILCIIIIYLTKPNRR
- the mreC gene encoding rod shape-determining protein MreC, whose translation is MQQIFNFIYKNSTKLLFLLLLGISLFLSIQSHSYHRSKIISSANFMTGGVYERINSFSEYLNLRTENDALAQENAKLRSLLFAKKDTTAAAKLDSIKGISPKDIIVSKVIHNSFTSQENYLTLNSGSLQGVQQDMGVINSLGIVGIIDNTSNNYATVISILNTKSHINAKLKKSNHFGSLGWDGKNTGFVQLTDVPRLASIKKGDTIVTGGQSIIFPENINIGTIDRIKIDNQTHYYTIEVKLFNDMTNLGHVYIIKSKNREEIINLEKKSEKDE